From one Streptomyces chromofuscus genomic stretch:
- a CDS encoding rhodanese-like domain-containing protein has translation MNTPLTLDVGQAHTRLHELTVIDVRTPGEYATGHLPDALNIPLDQVRRALPDLRHAAERGEILVVCASGARSESACKLLAEHGIHAAGLVGGTRAWAAEGHELHQPAACDTRAGWSMERQVRFTAGAMVLLGLLLGWLAHPAFQLLSAGIAGGLVFSALTDTCGMAVMLGKLPYNRPRAADLDATLAALRGR, from the coding sequence ATGAACACCCCCCTTACCCTCGACGTCGGTCAGGCGCACACCCGCTTGCACGAACTCACCGTCATCGACGTGCGCACCCCCGGCGAGTACGCCACCGGCCACCTGCCCGATGCCCTCAACATCCCGCTGGACCAGGTCCGGCGTGCGCTGCCCGACCTACGGCACGCGGCCGAACGTGGCGAGATCCTCGTCGTCTGCGCCTCCGGAGCCCGCTCGGAAAGCGCCTGCAAGCTCCTGGCCGAGCACGGCATCCACGCGGCCGGCCTCGTCGGCGGCACCCGCGCATGGGCCGCCGAAGGACACGAGCTGCACCAGCCCGCCGCCTGCGACACACGCGCCGGCTGGAGCATGGAGCGGCAGGTGCGCTTCACCGCGGGAGCGATGGTCCTGCTGGGCCTGCTCCTCGGCTGGCTCGCCCACCCGGCCTTCCAGCTCCTTTCGGCCGGCATCGCCGGCGGACTCGTCTTCTCCGCACTTACCGACACCTGCGGCATGGCCGTCATGCTGGGAAAGCTGCCCTACAACCGCCCCCGTGCCGCCGACCTCGACGCCACGCTCGCCGCGCTGCGTGGCCGATGA
- a CDS encoding arylsulfatase, with the protein MEECGMGKEIREYRPGTAFPGIIGRTAGESTPAWPQPTRATPGSPNVVYIVLDDTGFGQLGCYGSPVATPNLDALAANGLLYNNMHTTALCSPSRSCMITGRNHHSNAMAAITEISTGYPGYNGNIPFENGFLSEMLLQHGYNTYMVGKWHLTPSEQESAAGPYDRWPLGRGFERFYGFLGGDTSQWYPDLVYDNHQVEPPATPEQGYHLTADLVNKAISFIADAKQVAPDKPFFLDFCTGATHAPHHVPKEWADHYRGRFDAGWDAYREETFARQKQLGVVPQETRLSRHDPDVPDWGSLSADSRRLAARMMEVYAGFLTHTDHHIGRLVEFLGEIGELDNTLIMVVSDNGASAEGGVTGTTNEGQFFNNAPEPIEDSLTAIDELGGPTTFNHYPWGWTWAGNTPFRRWKRETYRGGTSDPFLVHWPRGFKARGEIRTQFTHIIDMVPTVLDTLGIERPDVIRGVAQSPLQGISFAHTFDAPSAPTNHHTQYYEMFGHRALDHDGWRAVCPWPGPSFTEAGSPWGTPLNAETLTSLDANNWELYHIDQDVAETNDLAVDQRDKLIELISLWYVEAGKYNVLPIDSTATQRMMTERPQITEDRTRYTFRPGTQTIPRASSPRILNRPHSVTADVEIPSGGAEGVLLCEGTDVGGWSFFLQGGKLRYVHNYVRRAVYRVESAESVPEGRHELRFEFEPTGKPDIAGGKGAPGRAQLYVDGSLVGEEDFPVTTPVTFQPAGMTCGANPGSPVAGDYAPPFRFTGVLHSVTVDLSGELITDMQSEMRVHMARQ; encoded by the coding sequence ATGGAGGAATGCGGTATGGGCAAGGAAATCCGAGAGTACAGGCCGGGGACCGCGTTTCCCGGCATAATCGGCCGGACGGCTGGGGAATCGACGCCTGCATGGCCACAGCCGACGCGGGCCACTCCTGGCTCGCCGAACGTGGTGTACATCGTTCTCGACGACACGGGGTTCGGGCAACTCGGCTGCTACGGAAGCCCCGTAGCAACGCCGAATCTGGATGCCCTCGCCGCGAACGGTCTTCTGTACAACAACATGCACACGACCGCACTGTGTTCGCCGTCGCGTTCCTGCATGATCACAGGCCGCAACCACCATTCCAATGCCATGGCGGCGATCACCGAGATATCCACGGGATACCCGGGGTACAACGGCAACATCCCGTTCGAGAACGGCTTCTTGTCGGAGATGCTGCTTCAGCACGGATACAACACCTACATGGTGGGCAAGTGGCACCTGACTCCCTCGGAACAGGAGTCCGCCGCGGGGCCGTACGACCGCTGGCCGCTCGGTCGCGGCTTCGAGCGCTTCTACGGCTTCCTCGGCGGCGACACGAGCCAGTGGTACCCGGACCTGGTGTACGACAACCACCAGGTGGAACCGCCCGCGACGCCGGAACAGGGCTACCACCTGACTGCGGATCTGGTGAACAAGGCGATCTCGTTCATCGCCGATGCCAAGCAGGTGGCACCGGACAAGCCGTTCTTCCTCGACTTCTGCACCGGCGCCACCCACGCACCCCACCACGTGCCGAAAGAATGGGCGGACCATTACCGGGGCCGCTTCGACGCCGGGTGGGACGCCTACCGTGAGGAGACCTTCGCCCGGCAGAAGCAACTGGGCGTGGTCCCGCAGGAAACGCGTCTGTCCCGGCACGACCCCGACGTCCCGGACTGGGGCTCCCTGTCTGCCGACTCCCGCCGTCTCGCAGCCCGGATGATGGAGGTCTACGCAGGGTTCCTCACGCACACCGACCACCACATCGGGCGGCTCGTGGAGTTCCTGGGAGAGATCGGGGAGCTCGACAACACGCTCATCATGGTCGTGTCCGACAACGGTGCCAGCGCCGAGGGCGGCGTCACCGGTACCACCAACGAGGGCCAGTTCTTCAACAACGCGCCCGAGCCGATCGAGGACAGCCTCACGGCGATCGACGAGCTCGGCGGCCCGACCACGTTCAACCACTACCCCTGGGGCTGGACATGGGCCGGTAACACCCCCTTCCGGCGCTGGAAGCGAGAGACGTACCGCGGCGGCACCAGCGATCCGTTCCTCGTCCACTGGCCACGGGGGTTCAAAGCCCGCGGTGAGATACGCACGCAGTTCACGCACATCATCGACATGGTCCCCACGGTGCTCGACACGCTCGGCATCGAGCGGCCCGACGTCATCAGGGGTGTGGCCCAGTCCCCACTCCAGGGCATCAGTTTCGCGCACACCTTCGACGCCCCGTCCGCGCCGACCAACCACCACACGCAGTACTACGAGATGTTCGGCCACCGGGCGCTCGACCACGACGGGTGGCGTGCCGTCTGCCCCTGGCCCGGCCCGTCGTTCACCGAGGCGGGCAGCCCCTGGGGTACACCCCTGAACGCGGAGACCCTGACCTCCTTGGACGCCAACAACTGGGAGCTGTACCACATCGACCAGGACGTCGCGGAGACGAACGACCTCGCTGTCGACCAGCGGGACAAGCTCATCGAGCTGATCTCGCTGTGGTACGTCGAGGCCGGCAAGTACAACGTCCTGCCCATCGACAGCACTGCCACACAGCGCATGATGACCGAGCGCCCGCAGATCACCGAGGACCGCACCCGCTACACGTTCCGTCCAGGCACCCAGACCATTCCCCGGGCCTCGTCACCACGTATCCTCAACCGCCCGCACAGCGTCACCGCGGACGTGGAAATACCGTCGGGCGGCGCCGAGGGCGTGCTGCTGTGCGAAGGAACCGACGTCGGAGGCTGGAGCTTCTTCCTCCAGGGCGGCAAGCTGCGTTACGTCCACAACTACGTCCGGCGGGCCGTCTACCGCGTTGAATCGGCCGAAAGTGTGCCCGAGGGCCGGCATGAGCTGCGCTTCGAGTTCGAGCCCACCGGCAAGCCGGACATCGCGGGCGGCAAGGGCGCGCCGGGCAGGGCGCAGCTCTATGTGGACGGCAGCCTCGTCGGGGAGGAGGACTTCCCGGTCACGACACCGGTCACCTTCCAGCCCGCGGGCATGACCTGCGGTGCCAATCCAGGCTCCCCGGTGGCTGGCGACTATGCCCCGCCATTCCGTTTCACCGGTGTGCTCCACAGTGTGACCGTGGACCTCTCCGGCGAGCTCATCACGGACATGCAGAGCGAGATGCGCGTCCATATGGCCCGGCAGTAG
- a CDS encoding metal-sensitive transcriptional regulator: MELDLEGASLKAVLNRLRRAQGQIAGVIRMIEEGRDCEDVITQLAAASRALDRAGFAIIATGLQQCVADIESGRKNGEDTEAMRARLEKLFLSLA, from the coding sequence GTGGAACTGGATCTCGAGGGCGCGTCCCTGAAGGCCGTGCTGAACCGGCTGCGGCGCGCGCAGGGCCAGATCGCCGGAGTGATCCGGATGATCGAGGAGGGGCGGGACTGCGAGGACGTCATCACCCAGCTGGCCGCGGCCTCGCGAGCGCTCGACCGGGCCGGTTTCGCGATCATCGCCACGGGACTGCAGCAGTGCGTGGCCGATATCGAATCGGGCCGGAAGAACGGTGAGGACACCGAGGCGATGCGTGCCCGGCTGGAGAAACTGTTCCTGTCGCTGGCCTGA
- a CDS encoding universal stress protein: protein MTEPIMVGVDGSGRSLRALVWAAHEAMLRRRPLHIVHVLLPAHSYATTDEGRAWEASNWDRGVMTEATAIAQEAHPNLKVTSSLRSGRPAAVLLAEGEHAHTVVLGAKGMGGFGSLLLGSVATQVVGHAVCPVVIVNHVATAYDRIVVGVDGSAHSEAALAYAFEQASLRGAELQAVHSWSHPGPHAVVSAAQDALAKEQLQALEEWLAPLRERYPAVEVVEQVPDEPPVIALSRASDRADLLVVGSRGLGGFHGLALGSVSHHLLQFSQCPLAVIRPRPE from the coding sequence ATGACTGAACCGATCATGGTTGGGGTCGACGGGTCCGGGCGGAGTCTGCGAGCTCTGGTGTGGGCCGCCCACGAGGCAATGTTGCGCCGGCGCCCTCTGCACATCGTTCACGTCCTCCTCCCCGCTCACTCATATGCGACGACCGACGAGGGGCGTGCCTGGGAGGCGAGCAACTGGGACCGTGGTGTGATGACGGAAGCCACCGCCATCGCGCAGGAAGCCCATCCGAACCTGAAAGTGACGTCCTCCTTGCGGTCCGGTAGGCCGGCTGCGGTGCTCCTGGCGGAGGGAGAGCATGCCCATACGGTGGTGCTCGGCGCGAAGGGCATGGGCGGCTTCGGAAGCCTGCTGCTCGGTTCTGTGGCCACGCAGGTGGTCGGGCACGCGGTCTGCCCAGTTGTGATCGTCAACCATGTCGCCACTGCCTATGACCGCATTGTTGTGGGCGTCGATGGATCTGCTCACTCCGAGGCCGCCCTCGCGTACGCCTTCGAGCAGGCGTCCCTGCGTGGCGCCGAGTTGCAGGCCGTGCACTCCTGGAGCCATCCAGGGCCGCATGCCGTCGTCAGCGCGGCCCAGGACGCCCTGGCCAAGGAGCAACTGCAGGCACTGGAGGAATGGCTGGCACCGCTGCGCGAGCGATATCCGGCTGTCGAGGTGGTGGAGCAGGTGCCCGACGAACCACCGGTCATCGCGTTGTCGCGGGCTTCGGACCGGGCCGACCTCCTGGTCGTCGGCTCCCGCGGGCTCGGCGGTTTTCACGGTCTGGCCCTCGGCTCCGTCAGTCACCACCTGCTGCAGTTCTCGCAGTGCCCCCTGGCGGTCATACGGCCTCGCCCCGAGTAG
- a CDS encoding OsmC family protein translates to MTGTAPHNTPESRPMEAEVHRLDVSHTGGDAYTVEVRGHRIRVDQPAEAGGTDTAPTPTELFAASLATCVAFYAGRFLHRHGLPRSGLRVRAGFVMATDRPARVASVRIVVVPPPALPEERRAALLAVASHCTVHNTLEQSPEIGVELAP, encoded by the coding sequence ATGACCGGGACCGCACCGCACAACACTCCCGAGAGTCGGCCCATGGAAGCCGAGGTGCACCGACTCGACGTGTCGCACACCGGAGGCGACGCCTACACGGTCGAGGTCCGTGGGCATCGCATCCGGGTCGACCAGCCCGCGGAAGCAGGCGGCACGGACACCGCGCCGACGCCCACAGAGCTCTTCGCCGCCTCCCTGGCTACGTGCGTCGCCTTCTACGCGGGCCGTTTCCTGCACCGTCACGGTCTGCCCCGCTCCGGACTGCGCGTGCGCGCCGGATTCGTCATGGCCACCGATCGCCCGGCTCGTGTCGCCTCGGTGCGCATCGTGGTCGTGCCGCCGCCGGCACTCCCCGAAGAGCGCCGCGCTGCGCTGTTGGCGGTCGCCTCGCACTGCACCGTCCACAACACGCTCGAACAGTCACCGGAGATCGGTGTCGAACTGGCGCCTTGA
- a CDS encoding rhodanese-like domain-containing protein — translation MKLFGRERSGPGRVSVQEAAARAGHARLDGSGATAVLLDVRASSEWQTGHAPHAVHLPLTAPAAGVRLPTGAQARPVVVICRSGHRSRRAAELLHAQAIEVVDVAGGMQDWAAAGLPVVDSLGGDGTMA, via the coding sequence ATGAAACTCTTCGGCCGCGAACGAAGCGGTCCTGGCCGGGTGAGCGTGCAGGAGGCCGCGGCACGCGCTGGCCATGCACGACTCGACGGCAGCGGCGCGACGGCCGTATTGCTGGACGTCCGCGCATCCTCCGAGTGGCAGACCGGTCACGCACCGCACGCCGTCCATCTGCCCCTCACAGCGCCGGCCGCCGGTGTCCGGCTGCCCACGGGGGCGCAGGCGCGCCCCGTCGTGGTGATCTGCCGCTCGGGTCACCGTTCCCGGCGGGCCGCCGAACTGCTCCACGCCCAGGCCATCGAGGTTGTGGACGTCGCAGGCGGCATGCAGGACTGGGCCGCAGCGGGGCTGCCGGTGGTCGACTCGCTGGGCGGCGACGGGACCATGGCGTGA
- a CDS encoding transposase, translating to MGKRQSRPWIVPDELWSLIEPLLPEPPPKQVKGRRRGVPNRQALCCILFVLPTGIQWEHLRAELGFGSGMTCRRRLTA from the coding sequence ATGGGGAAGCGTCAGTCGCGGCCCTGGATCGTGCCGGACGAACTGTGGTCGCTCATTGAGCCGCTGCTGCCCGAGCCGCCGCCGAAGCAGGTCAAGGGACGGAGGCGGGGGGTACCCAACCGGCAGGCCCTGTGCTGCATCCTCTTCGTCCTGCCCACCGGCATCCAGTGGGAACACCTGCGCGCGGAGCTCGGCTTCGGCTCGGGCATGACGTGCCGGCGGCGCCTGACGGCCTGA
- a CDS encoding universal stress protein: MNLQFAHRRVPDAPTSGRFSLPQPVTAVLTDRLDDLTVADTAARLAASRGEPLLLVAVLPPSPSPAPDAGAEGPAVLGRVLPRLVRYRTGYIPAVYRRPGAQGSRLGAATDLLRLAAMHHSPLVVASRCGPPGLDACTLIEAAAIRGRPFIHAVPPVPWTRLAAPCPPT, from the coding sequence ATGAACCTTCAGTTCGCCCACCGCCGCGTACCGGATGCACCCACGTCAGGCCGTTTCTCGCTGCCGCAGCCGGTGACGGCCGTGCTCACCGACCGCCTCGACGACCTGACCGTCGCCGACACCGCCGCCCGACTGGCCGCCTCCCGCGGTGAGCCGCTACTGCTGGTCGCCGTGCTGCCACCCTCACCCTCACCCGCGCCGGACGCGGGGGCGGAGGGGCCGGCGGTGCTGGGCCGGGTGCTGCCACGCCTCGTCCGGTATCGCACCGGCTACATCCCGGCCGTCTACCGCCGTCCCGGCGCGCAGGGCAGCAGGCTGGGAGCCGCGACCGACCTGCTGAGGCTCGCCGCGATGCACCACTCGCCGCTGGTGGTCGCCTCCCGCTGCGGGCCTCCGGGGCTGGACGCGTGCACGCTGATCGAGGCCGCAGCGATCCGCGGCAGGCCGTTCATCCACGCCGTGCCCCCCGTGCCCTGGACCCGGCTCGCGGCGCCCTGCCCTCCCACCTGA
- a CDS encoding TerC family protein translates to MNDLSLPVPLWVWAAVTVGIGVMLAVDLIAHRDNHVIGFREAAIWSSVWIAIGLGFGLVLLAWQGGEVSSTYYAGYLIEKALSIDNVFVFALVFSFFAVPDAYQHKILFWGVIGALAARLVFIFVGAELLQVFFWTAYLFGAFLIWTGWKMAVSKDEEVHPDRNLIVRLVRKIVPTDPQFHGDKFFTRINGRKVATLLFVALVAIEATDLIFAIDSVAAVLAITTNTFLVWTANAFAVLGLRSLYFCLAGLLRRFAYLHYGLAVLLTFAGVKLILSETPVGKLPIPLTLGVIAATITVSIAWSLIATRRQNGTDTDAGGGTGQGTVGAAVTTPPAAQLHAPTDRHQEEPPS, encoded by the coding sequence ATGAATGACCTGTCGCTCCCGGTCCCGCTGTGGGTGTGGGCCGCCGTCACCGTCGGCATCGGCGTGATGCTCGCCGTCGACCTGATCGCCCACCGCGACAACCACGTGATCGGATTCCGCGAGGCCGCGATCTGGAGCAGCGTCTGGATCGCCATCGGCCTCGGCTTCGGCCTTGTCCTGCTGGCCTGGCAGGGCGGGGAGGTGTCCTCCACCTACTACGCCGGCTACCTGATCGAAAAGGCGCTGTCGATCGACAACGTCTTCGTCTTCGCGCTCGTCTTCTCCTTCTTCGCCGTCCCCGACGCCTACCAGCACAAGATCCTTTTCTGGGGCGTGATCGGGGCGCTCGCCGCCCGGCTGGTGTTCATCTTCGTCGGCGCCGAGCTGCTGCAGGTGTTCTTCTGGACCGCCTACCTCTTCGGCGCGTTCCTGATCTGGACCGGCTGGAAGATGGCCGTCTCCAAGGACGAGGAGGTCCACCCGGACCGCAATCTCATCGTCCGCCTGGTCAGGAAGATCGTCCCCACCGACCCGCAGTTCCACGGCGACAAGTTCTTCACCCGCATCAACGGGCGCAAGGTCGCAACGCTGCTGTTCGTGGCTCTCGTCGCGATCGAGGCCACCGACCTGATCTTCGCGATCGACTCCGTCGCCGCCGTCCTGGCGATCACCACCAACACCTTCCTGGTGTGGACCGCCAACGCCTTCGCCGTCCTGGGTCTGCGCAGCCTCTACTTCTGCCTGGCCGGACTCCTGCGCCGCTTCGCCTACCTCCACTACGGCCTCGCCGTCCTGCTCACCTTCGCCGGCGTCAAGCTCATCCTGTCCGAAACCCCCGTCGGCAAGCTCCCCATCCCCCTCACCCTGGGCGTCATCGCCGCCACCATCACCGTCTCCATCGCCTGGTCCCTCATCGCCACCCGCCGCCAGAACGGCACGGACACCGACGCGGGCGGCGGCACCGGCCAAGGCACCGTCGGCGCCGCGGTGACCACACCGCCCGCCGCACAGCTCCACGCACCAACCGACCGCCACCAGGAAGAACCACCGTCATGA
- a CDS encoding MBL fold metallo-hydrolase — translation MFFIDTLEVAGLGNRSYLAGGERTAVAVDPPRDIDLVIAAAARHGVRISHVVETHVHNDYVTGGLQLARIAGAAYLVPAGARVSYQRVPVSDGDRWDIDAGAALGLRALATPGHTPHHTSYVLEENGTAVAAFTGGSLLIGTVGRPDLVEPRLTEQLARAQHASAHRLADELADDTAVLPTHGFGSFCSSSQATGASTTIGKEKTSNRALTDDVDAFVADLLAGLDDIPAYYAHMGPANAAGPAPVDLTPPALADAEEIAARLAAGEWVVDLRNRVAFAAGHVAGSLNFEAEGQLATYLAWLIPWGKPVTLLAESAEQLAAAQRELVRVGIDRPAAAATGDPTRWARGGEKLAAFPRATFADLAEHTAETVVVLDVRRDSERSVGFVEGSVHIPIHTLHHRLHDVPEGQVWVHCAGGMRAAIAASLLDAAGRDVVAVDDTFDAAEKAGLTVGTL, via the coding sequence GTGTTCTTCATCGACACGCTCGAGGTGGCCGGACTCGGCAACCGCAGCTACTTGGCGGGCGGCGAACGCACGGCCGTGGCGGTCGATCCGCCGCGGGACATCGACCTGGTGATCGCCGCGGCGGCGCGGCACGGGGTGCGGATTTCCCACGTGGTGGAGACGCACGTCCACAACGACTACGTCACCGGAGGGCTGCAGCTGGCCCGGATCGCGGGCGCCGCCTACCTCGTCCCCGCCGGGGCCCGCGTCTCCTACCAGCGCGTACCCGTGAGCGACGGCGACCGGTGGGACATCGATGCCGGCGCCGCCCTGGGCCTACGGGCACTGGCCACGCCAGGCCACACCCCGCACCACACCTCCTACGTGCTGGAGGAGAACGGCACGGCCGTCGCCGCGTTCACCGGCGGCTCCCTTCTGATCGGCACCGTCGGCCGCCCCGATCTGGTCGAACCCCGCCTGACGGAACAGCTGGCCCGGGCCCAGCACGCCTCCGCGCACCGGCTGGCCGACGAGCTCGCAGACGACACGGCGGTGCTGCCCACGCACGGCTTCGGCAGCTTCTGCTCGTCCAGCCAGGCGACGGGCGCGTCCACCACGATCGGCAAGGAGAAGACGTCCAACCGCGCCCTCACCGACGACGTGGACGCCTTCGTCGCCGATCTGCTGGCCGGACTGGACGACATACCCGCGTACTACGCGCACATGGGCCCGGCGAACGCCGCAGGGCCCGCGCCTGTGGATCTCACCCCGCCCGCGCTCGCCGACGCCGAGGAGATCGCGGCCCGCCTGGCCGCCGGGGAGTGGGTGGTGGACCTGCGCAACCGTGTCGCCTTCGCCGCAGGCCATGTCGCGGGTTCGCTCAACTTCGAGGCGGAGGGGCAGCTCGCCACCTACCTGGCCTGGCTGATCCCGTGGGGCAAGCCGGTGACGCTGCTCGCCGAATCCGCCGAACAGCTCGCCGCCGCCCAGCGCGAACTGGTCCGCGTCGGCATCGACCGCCCTGCCGCAGCCGCCACTGGAGATCCGACGCGCTGGGCACGCGGGGGTGAGAAGCTCGCCGCCTTCCCGCGGGCCACGTTCGCCGACCTCGCGGAGCACACCGCGGAGACCGTCGTGGTGCTGGACGTCCGCCGGGACTCCGAACGGTCCGTCGGCTTCGTCGAAGGGTCCGTCCACATCCCCATCCACACCCTGCACCACCGTCTCCACGATGTCCCCGAAGGCCAGGTGTGGGTCCACTGCGCCGGCGGCATGCGCGCCGCCATCGCCGCATCCCTGCTGGACGCCGCGGGACGGGACGTCGTCGCCGTCGACGACACCTTCGACGCGGCCGAGAAGGCCGGCCTCACCGTCGGCACCCTCTGA
- a CDS encoding sulfite exporter TauE/SafE family protein, with the protein MSAVILALTAGAVIGLALGALGGGGSVLAVPALIYLLGFTPVAATTASLVIVTVTSATALSAHARDGQVRGRTGLLFAAAGIGPAMLGGALAGHLPAAVLTAAFAVIAAAAALRMLGPRSVPDSETPVRPGRAAAAGAGLGAVTGVLGVGGGFLAVPALVSVLGMRMRTAVGTSLLVITINSLAALTMRAGTAGSLDWAVIGPFAGAAILGAWDGKRLSAKLSAGTLQRVFAVVLLAVAGFMLVDAVT; encoded by the coding sequence GTGAGCGCTGTGATACTCGCCCTGACCGCCGGTGCCGTCATCGGCCTGGCGCTCGGCGCGCTCGGGGGCGGCGGCAGCGTCCTCGCCGTCCCGGCCCTGATCTACTTGCTCGGCTTCACCCCGGTCGCGGCCACCACGGCCAGCCTGGTCATCGTCACCGTGACCTCGGCCACCGCTCTGTCCGCGCACGCACGCGACGGCCAGGTGCGCGGGCGTACGGGGCTGCTCTTCGCGGCGGCCGGTATCGGCCCGGCGATGCTGGGCGGCGCGCTCGCCGGTCACCTGCCCGCAGCCGTACTGACCGCGGCCTTCGCCGTCATCGCGGCTGCCGCCGCGCTTCGGATGCTCGGACCCCGTTCCGTGCCGGACAGCGAGACGCCCGTACGACCTGGCCGGGCAGCGGCTGCCGGCGCCGGCCTGGGCGCGGTCACCGGCGTCCTCGGCGTCGGAGGCGGCTTCCTCGCGGTGCCGGCACTGGTCAGCGTCCTCGGCATGCGGATGCGGACAGCAGTGGGCACCAGCCTGCTTGTCATCACCATCAACTCACTGGCCGCTCTGACCATGCGCGCCGGTACGGCGGGCAGCCTCGACTGGGCCGTCATCGGCCCCTTCGCCGGGGCGGCGATCCTGGGTGCGTGGGACGGCAAGCGGCTGTCGGCCAAGCTCTCCGCGGGGACGCTGCAGCGGGTCTTCGCCGTGGTGCTGCTCGCGGTGGCCGGATTCATGCTCGTGGACGCGGTCACCTGA
- a CDS encoding helix-turn-helix transcriptional regulator has translation MSVPSARGETWTFLTNHARVLLCLARDPEARLRDVANAIGITERAVQLIVADLENAGYLTRTRVGRRNRYAIDTTQALRHPHEAAHPVGDLLNTFLHREGTPETEPQVAP, from the coding sequence ATGAGCGTTCCCTCCGCGCGCGGCGAGACCTGGACCTTCCTGACCAATCACGCCCGCGTCCTGCTGTGCCTGGCCCGCGATCCCGAAGCCCGGCTGCGCGACGTCGCCAACGCGATCGGCATCACCGAACGCGCTGTCCAGCTCATCGTCGCCGACCTGGAAAACGCCGGATACCTCACCCGCACCCGCGTCGGGCGCCGCAACCGCTACGCCATCGACACAACGCAGGCCCTGCGTCACCCCCATGAGGCCGCCCACCCCGTCGGCGACCTGCTCAACACCTTCCTGCACCGCGAAGGCACCCCTGAGACCGAACCCCAGGTCGCTCCCTGA